The following proteins come from a genomic window of Hemitrygon akajei unplaced genomic scaffold, sHemAka1.3 Scf000099, whole genome shotgun sequence:
- the LOC140723058 gene encoding uncharacterized protein: MAHQRVHTRERLYTCSVCEKRFTHSSTLWKHQRVHTGEKPYTCSVCGKGFTESSTLLVHQQVHTGERPFSCSVCEKRFTRLSHLQSHQRVHNGERPFTCSECGKGFTELSNLQSHQRVHTGEKPFTCSECGKRFTELSNLQSHQRVHTGERPYSCSECGKGFTELSTLQRHQQVHTGEKPFTCSVCGKRFTQLSTLQSHQRVHTGEKPFTCSECGKRFTQSSTLQRHQRVHTGEKPFTCSGS; encoded by the coding sequence atggctcaccagcgagttcacaccagggagcggctgtacacctgctcagtctgtgagaagagattcactcactcttccacgctatggaaacatcagcgagttcacactggggagaagccgtacacctgttcagtctgtgggaagggattcactgagtcatccaccctactggtacatcagcaagttcacactggggagaggccattcagctgctcagtctgtgagaagagattcactcggttatcccacctccagagtcatcagcgagttcacaatggggagaggccgttcacctgctcagaatgtgggaaaggattcactgagttatccaacctacagagtcatcagcgagttcacactggggagaagccgttcacctgctcagaatgtgggaagagattcactgagttatccaacctacaaagtcatcagcgagttcacactggggagaggccgtactcctgctcagaatgtgggaaaggattcactgagttatccaccctacagagacatcagcaagttcacactggggagaagccattcacttgctcagtctgtgggaagagattcactcagttatccaccctacagagtcaccagcgagttcacactggggagaaaccattcacctgctcagaatgtgggaagagattcactcagtcatccaccctacagagacaccagcgagttcacactggggagaaaccgttcacctgttca